From Trichoderma atroviride chromosome 1, complete sequence, one genomic window encodes:
- a CDS encoding uncharacterized protein (EggNog:ENOG41) has protein sequence MSIFSRLKKSRQQAKEHNAKLAQQEKEEETKTPYRHVPKHAAADAIASAPPSWREDDRQKIQEQNRRRSAMAASSSHSMNMNMPGMPRVGSGLSHVSYPTDNAATPMVRLPRAYSYTGVSPYTSTHSRTTASSMPDVGSQFAAYAASTKGKEAVRGSGYNTSRTSPTSSQEESESSSGSTSSQDDLEMRLNRPPVVQPPTGAEMAPRRPRVGSRRTSDSAIGRIAMANSTKAAARDSRPPPSMRNFGSIAPIVHSPAPVLRITSHPQGDFLNPQHRQRSETSFPGSLNTSLNTSAATLISTSVLPSIDGSPSPEQQELKELKVHVVNSGKLSKEQKTVKVVQVTGGGANPIWAQEVGH, from the exons atgtccatcttctcgcgcttgaagaagagccgcCAGCAGGCCAAAGAGCACAATGCCAAGCTTGCTCAacaggagaaggaggaggagacaAAGACTCCCTACCGGCACGTTCCCAAacatgccgccgccgacgccaTTGCCAGTGCGCCGCCCAGCTGGAGAGAAGACGATCGCCAGAAGATCCAGGAGCAGAACCGCCGGAGGAgtgccatggctgcttcttccagccACAGCATGAACATGAACATGCCCGGCATGCCTCGTGTTGGCAGCGGCTTGTCCCACGTCTCATACCCTACGGACAACGCCGCCACCCCCATGGTGCGCCTGCCCCGAGCATACAGCTACACGGGCGTCTCGCCTTATACATCAACCCACAGCCGAACCACGGCCAGCTCAATGCCTGATGTTGGGTCGCAGTTTGCGGCCTATGCTGCGTCGACCAAGGGAAAGGAAGCTGTCAGAGGGTCTGGTTATAATACTTCCAGGACCAGCCCAACATCCTCACAAG AAGAATCAGAGAGCTCCAGCGGCTCTACGAGTTCTCAAGATGACCTCGAGATGAGGCTCAATCGCCCTCCCGTTGTGCAGCCTCCCACCGGTGCCGAGATGGCTCCTCGTCGACCGCGGGTAGGCAGCCGGCGCACATCAGATTCTGCAATTGGCCGGATCGCCATGGCCAACTCGACCAAGGCGGCTGCCCGAGACTCTCGGCCTCCCCCGTCCATGAGGAACTTTGGCTCCATTGCACCCATTGTCCACTCACCTGCTCCCGTCCTACGCATCACATCCCACCCGCAAGGTGACTTTCTGAACCCGCAGCATCGGCAGAGATCCGAAACGTCTTTCCCTGGCTCTCTCAACACCAGCCTCAACACCTCTGCAGCCACCCTCATCTCTACATCCGTCCTGCCTTCAATTGACGGCAGCCCTTCCccagagcagcaggagctgaaggagctgaaggtacatgtagtcaacTCTGGAAAGCTTTCCAAGGAGCAAAAGACAGTCAAGGTAGTTCAAGTCACAGGAGGGGGGGCGAATCCAATCTGGGCCCAAGAAGTTGGTCACTGA
- a CDS encoding uncharacterized protein (TransMembrane:3 (o20-37i442-464o470-490i)~BUSCO:EOG092D1EK2) — protein MTSSHTYARERRDRYHEADVVVVGAGIFGCAAAYALANQGRSVLLLERWMHEPDRIVGELLQPGGLAALKKLGLGHCVEGIDAIPCYGYNVIYHGEPCAIPYPRLNEKGEVTHAWSGRGTEGEKQQGCGFHHGKFITQLRKACLGHKNITVVETEVVKTIRGEFEDQILGVESRTTVDKEANEKKNDFFFGKLTIVADGYDSKFRKQVLETKPVVKSKFYALELVDTVLPTPLHGHVIIGNAYPILLYQIGTHETRALFDVPQNIPEASVEAGGVRGYIKKHAIPALPASVRPAAEKALADGKIPRSMPNSWLPAVPQTPNGLVVLGDALNMRHPLTGGGMTVAFNDAVLLAELLHPERVPNLDDAKAIRDAMHKLYWRRKNFTSIINTLAQALYSLFAANDRQLRALQMGCFEYFRRGWTDGPAGLLGGIIQRPLVLAYHFFYVAFVAIWMNACNVIGGPLGFWKLPLAILDAVLILWKACIVFLPVIWREGFQ, from the coding sequence ATGACATCCTCACACACCTATGCGCGCGAGCGGCGCGATCGCTACCACGAAGCagacgtcgtcgtcgtcggtgccggcatctttggctgcgCTGCCGCCTACGCGCTCGCCAACCAGGGCCGCTCCGTGCTTCTCCTGGAGCGGTGGATGCACGAGCCCGACCGGATCGTGGGCGAACTCCTCCAGCCCGGTGGCCTGGcagcgctgaagaagctgggcctgggccACTGCGTCGAGGGCATCGACGCCATCCCCTGCTACGGCTACAACGTCATCTACCACGGAGAGCCCTGCGCCATTCCGTACCCCAGGCTCAACGAAAAGGGCGAGGTCACACATGCCTGGAGCGGCAGAGGGACAGAGggcgagaagcagcagggATGCGGATTCCACCACGGCAAATTCATCACGCAGCTGCGAAAGGCCTGCCTGGGGCACAAGAACATCACAGTGGTCGAGACCGAGGTTGTCAAGACGATCCGGGGCGAGTTCGAAGACCAGATCCTGGGCGTGGAGTCGCGCACCACGGTGGACAAGGAGGccaacgagaagaagaacgacttcttcttcggcaagCTGACCATTGTGGCCGACGGCTACGACTCCAAGTTCCGCAAGCAGGTGCTCGAGACCAAGCCCGTCGTCAAGAGCAAGTTCTACGCCCTCGAGCTGGTCGACACGGTCCTGCCCACGCCGCTGCACGGCCACGTCATCATCGGCAACGCCTACCCCATCCTGCTGTACCAGATCGGCACCCACGAGACGCGCGCGCTCTTTGACGTGCCGCAGAACATCCCCGAGGCGTCGGTCGAGGCCGGCGGCGTGCGCGGCTACATCAAGAAGCACGCCATCCCGGCCCTGCCCGCGTCGGTGCGCCCAGCCGCCGAAAAGGCCCTCGCCGACGGCAAGATCCCGCGCAGCATGCCCAACAGCTGGCTGCCCGCCGTGCCGCAGACGCCCAACGGGCTCGTCGTGCTCGGCGACGCCCTCAACATGCGGCACCCGCTGACGGGCGGCGGCATGACCGTGGCCTTCAACGACGCCGtgctgctggccgagctgctgcacCCCGAGCGCGTGCCCAACCTCGACGACGCAAAGGCCATCCGCGACGCCATGCACAAGCTGTACTGGCGCCGCAAGAACttcaccagcatcatcaacacgCTCGCCCAGGCGCTGTACTCGCTCTTCGCCGCAAACGACCGCCAGCTGCGCGCCCTGCAGATGGGCTGCTTCGAGTACTTCCGCCGCGGCTGGACCGACGGCCCGGCTGGCCTGCTCGGCGGCATCATCCAGCGGCCCCTGGTGCTGGCGTACCACTTCTTCTACGTCGCCTTTGTGGCCATCTGGATGAACGCCTGCAACGTCATTGGCGGCCCGCTGGGCTTCTGgaagctgccgctggcgATACTGGACGCCGTGCTCATCTTGTGGAAGGCGTGTATTGTCTTTTTGCCCGTCATCTGGCGTGAAGGATTTCAGTAA
- a CDS encoding uncharacterized protein (TransMembrane:1 (o25-48i)), producing MGVATALLELPAPLWEWIKATPVPILLGLFLALILFGLVALFILLHLVASKPRPVLSSEKDLQASPRPLL from the exons ATGGGCGTCGCGACAGCCTTGCTGGAGCTCCCGGCGCCGCTGTGGGAATGGATCAAGGCGACTCCAGTTCCCATCTTGCTCGGCCTGTTCCTCGCCCTGATTCTATTCGGGCTCGTTGCC ctcttcatcctcctccacctcgtCGCCTCCAAGCCTCGCCCCGTCCTCTCCTCTGAAAAAGACCTCCAAGCCTCGCCCCGTCCTCTCCTCTGA